In Actinomycetota bacterium, one DNA window encodes the following:
- a CDS encoding histidine kinase translates to MAADGVEAIFSRHPGGGGRSVTRFSRTAALTLVGLVFTLLAIGNVLTDTLGFDKSGMESVALLVPYLAIAVIGALVASRHPRNPVGWLLLGVAFFAALSSASEEFVAYLVVERGMRFAAAGTLATFGPLGWGMSGGLILLVLHLFPDGRPLSPRWAWPFWLGVFGLACAALAVVLSQTVHVGSLQAPVVLDNPVGQWVGPTVHGFFETAALSIAPVVVLTPVVVILRYRRSRGHARQQMKVLAYAIAVVVAGLPALGAALTTLGVDAGGILFVIGITLLPASIGTAILRHGLYDIDVVISKTVVFAGLAAFITGIYVAIVVGIGTLVGAGDEPNLALSIVATALVAVAFQPVRERLTKVANRLVYGKRATPYEVLSRFSSHLGETVATEQTLEQMAQLLAEGTGAARAQVWLKAGGQMRTAASWPADAAPDLTPVVAEDGSLPVFAEVDVAVPVTHQGQLLGALTVTKNRGEGVTPTEQKLIDDLAAQAGLVVRNVQLTADLLARLEELGESRRRLVAAQDEERRRLERDLHDGAQQQLVALKI, encoded by the coding sequence ATCCCGGCGGAGGAGGTCGTTCGGTGACACGGTTCTCGCGTACCGCCGCCTTGACGCTTGTCGGTCTCGTGTTCACGCTCCTGGCGATCGGGAACGTCCTCACCGACACGCTCGGGTTCGACAAATCCGGGATGGAGTCGGTAGCGCTCCTTGTGCCCTACCTCGCGATCGCGGTCATCGGCGCACTCGTCGCGTCACGCCATCCACGTAACCCGGTCGGGTGGCTCCTGCTCGGGGTCGCGTTCTTCGCGGCGCTGTCGTCCGCCTCGGAGGAGTTCGTCGCGTACCTCGTTGTGGAGCGCGGCATGCGCTTCGCCGCAGCTGGCACCCTCGCCACCTTCGGTCCTCTCGGCTGGGGGATGTCGGGCGGACTGATACTGCTCGTGCTGCACCTGTTCCCCGATGGCCGTCCTCTGTCGCCGCGGTGGGCGTGGCCGTTCTGGCTCGGCGTGTTCGGGCTCGCCTGCGCCGCGTTGGCTGTTGTCCTGAGTCAGACCGTCCACGTCGGTTCCCTACAAGCGCCCGTCGTCCTCGACAACCCCGTGGGACAGTGGGTCGGCCCGACCGTGCACGGCTTCTTCGAAACAGCCGCGCTGTCGATCGCCCCGGTGGTTGTCCTCACGCCGGTCGTCGTCATCCTGCGGTACCGACGGTCGAGAGGTCATGCGCGCCAGCAGATGAAGGTGCTCGCCTACGCGATCGCCGTGGTCGTGGCGGGCCTTCCGGCTCTCGGAGCTGCTCTGACGACGCTCGGCGTGGACGCCGGCGGGATCCTGTTCGTCATCGGCATCACTCTGCTGCCCGCATCGATCGGCACGGCGATCCTCCGCCACGGGTTGTACGACATCGATGTCGTGATCAGCAAGACGGTGGTGTTCGCGGGGTTGGCGGCGTTCATCACGGGGATCTACGTCGCCATCGTCGTCGGCATCGGCACGCTCGTGGGTGCTGGTGACGAACCAAACCTGGCGTTGTCGATCGTCGCGACGGCGCTGGTGGCGGTGGCGTTCCAGCCGGTGCGCGAACGCCTGACGAAGGTCGCCAACCGTCTGGTGTACGGCAAGCGGGCCACGCCGTACGAGGTGCTGAGCCGGTTCTCATCGCACCTGGGCGAGACCGTCGCCACCGAACAGACCCTGGAGCAGATGGCCCAACTGCTCGCCGAGGGGACCGGGGCGGCGCGGGCGCAGGTGTGGTTGAAGGCCGGTGGGCAGATGCGCACGGCCGCGTCGTGGCCGGCGGACGCCGCCCCCGACCTCACGCCGGTGGTGGCCGAGGATGGGTCGTTGCCGGTGTTCGCCGAGGTCGACGTCGCGGTGCCGGTGACCCACCAGGGGCAGCTGTTGGGGGCGTTGACGGTGACGAAGAACCGTGGCGAGGGCGTCACCCCCACCGAACAGAAGCTGATCGACGATCTCGCGGCGCAAGCGGGCCTGGTGGTGCGCAACGTGCAGCTGACGGCGGATCTGTTGGCGCGTCTGGAGGAGCTGGGCGAGTCGCGTCGTCGGCTGGTGGCGGCCCAGGATGAGGAGCGGCGCCGCCTGGAGCGAGATCTGCACGACGGGGCGCAGCAGCAGCTGGTGGCGTTGAAGATCAA